The nucleotide sequence CCGTCGGTGTCCCGGGTGAGCTCGAGGGCGGCGAGCACGGCGTCGTAGCGCGGGCGGTCGAGCAGGCCGCGGTCCAGGGCACGGCGGGCGGTGACGCGGGCGAGGTCCAGGTAGGCGAGCAGGACGTCGTCGCTCCCGTGGCCGTGGGCGTACTCGTCGAGGGCGTCCCGGTGGGCGGCCACGGTCCCGGCGTCGCCGCGGGCCACGGGTCCCGTGAGCGCGGACTCCCCCGCGGCCAGGGCGTTGTCCAAGGTCGCGCGCAGCAGGGGCCCCACCATCCGGTCGGGGCGCTCGACGCCGATGTCGCGGAGCACCTGCATGGACTGTCCGGCGACGGTCATCAGGTGGTTGGCGCCGTGGGCGAGGGCCGCGTGGTAGAGCGGGCGGTCGGCCTCCGCGACGACCACCGGCTCGGCGCCCATCTCGACCACCAGCGCCTGGGCGATGGGCAGCACCGGTCCCGGGGCCGTGATCCCGAACGAACAGTCGCTCAGCCGGGCAAGGTCCAGGCTCATGCCCGTGAAGGTCATGGCCGGGTGGATCGCGAGCGGGATCGCCCCGAGCCGGCGGGCCGGGTCCAGGACGCGGGTGCCCCAGCGGCCCGCGGTGTGCACCACGAGCTGCCCGGCCTGCCACAGCCCGGCGTCGGCGAGGCCCTGCACGAGCCCGGGCAGCTCGTCGTCGGGCACGGCGAGCAGCACGAGCTCGGCGCGCTCGAGCACGGACGGGACCTCAAGGACGGGCACGCCGGGCAGGAGGGCCTCGGCGCGGTCCCGGCTGGCCTCGGAGACGGCGTTGACGCCGACGACGGCGTGGCCGGCGGCGCGCAGCGCGGCGCCCAGGACGGCGCCCACCTTCCCGGCGCTGACGACCCCGACCCCGAGGCGTCCCGGGCGGTCGGACGGGTGGCTCATGGTCTCTCCTGGCGGGGGGTGTGGGGGTGGCTCGGGCCGTCGGCCAGTCTACGGGCCCCGGCCGCGTGCACCGCCTGGGCCGCGGCGAGCGCCCGGGCGTCCCCGGCGTCGAGATGCGGGACCATGACGCTCACGGGCCCCGGCGTGGAGTGCAGCTGGACGTCGGCGAGCCCCAGGGCCCGCTCGAGCGGGCCCTGGCTCACGGCCACCGACTGGGTCTTCTCGTGCGGCAGCACGGCGGTGCGCCGGCTCAGCCGCCCGGACCGGACCGCGAGGACGTCCTCGGTCGCGGCGAAGCCGGTCCGGCGGTGCACGAGGGGGTCGAGCCACCGGGCCCGGCGCGGAGAGGTGGTGAACCGGCCCTGCGCGCCCAGGCCGTGCAGGCCCTCCCGCAGCAGCGCGGCGAGGTCACCGTCCCGGGCGCCGGGCAGCGCGAGGTGCAGGACCTGGTGCACCTGGGGCAGGGTGCCGACGGGCAGCAGGGTCGAGCGCATGGCGTCGCCCTCCCCCGCCGCGGGCCCGTAGCCGGCCACGTTGACCCGCACCCGGTACCAGCCGAAGGGCCGCCAGAGCAGCGGCTGGTCCACGCCCACCGCCTGGATCCGCCCCGCCGGGACGGTCTGGGAGCGGACGCTGAACAGGCCGTAGCGCACGCGCATGCCCTCGGGGACGCGCAGCAG is from Kocuria rosea and encodes:
- a CDS encoding Rossmann-like and DUF2520 domain-containing protein → MSHPSDRPGRLGVGVVSAGKVGAVLGAALRAAGHAVVGVNAVSEASRDRAEALLPGVPVLEVPSVLERAELVLLAVPDDELPGLVQGLADAGLWQAGQLVVHTAGRWGTRVLDPARRLGAIPLAIHPAMTFTGMSLDLARLSDCSFGITAPGPVLPIAQALVVEMGAEPVVVAEADRPLYHAALAHGANHLMTVAGQSMQVLRDIGVERPDRMVGPLLRATLDNALAAGESALTGPVARGDAGTVAAHRDALDEYAHGHGSDDVLLAYLDLARVTARRALDRGLLDRPRYDAVLAALELTRDTDGTGGTDGEETP